The window TTGGCATTTCAGTCAAAGAATTTGATATATGTAGACTAGTATATTTAATACGGATCTAAAGAGAAATAGAGAAGCACATGATACATTTGTAGCAAAAGCTATAAATAGATAGGTGTTTTCAAATTCTTCACCTTACTCCATAGGGACAAAACACCATGAGCTAAACAGGTATGTCCATATCTTCCCAATAAAGATCACCATCAAATTCATCGTACACATCAGGGCAATCCAAGCGTCTGAGTTTTGCTCTTGATGAATCTCTGGAATGTTGCAGCATGTCATCGGCAACTGTTGATTCATCATATCTATTTATCCTTTCATAACCGTTGATGGACATTATTTTTAGCGATGGGGAATGGCCTAGTAGAAATCGTACTAGCTCCACCTCGGCTCTTAAATGATGGAATTTAGAAAACGTGACAATTTCAAGATGATTTATAGTACAATCCTCGGAATCATCTATACAATAATTTTTGAGATCCTCTTCACTGTCTTTCTTTTCGGGAAATGAGTCGGCCTGATCATGGAAGAGACATCACATAATTGTTAACCAGTAGCTAATTAAGTTACAGTGATACATGAGTTGATCAGGTGCGCATAACTCACCTCAATATGGAGTTTGCACAAGTTTGGAGCACTCCGAATCAAACAAAGCAAACAAGAAATCTCCGATAGATCAAAGAAATTCATATCAAAGATATTTAGAGTCTCTAGGTAAGACAGTGGCTTAGAAAGTCTACACGGAGAACCTCCTGCAGCCAAGTACTAAAGAAAAGTTTGAAACAAAGAGGCCAAACAATTAGACATTGATGAGTAATGTTAATTTGAAGCAGGCAAcataaagaaaatcaaaatattacctTTAGAGAATACTTTGCCAGAGAGACCCTCTTAATTTTATGAACCCCACCGAGAACCTTGGCCACATTGGATGTTTTTGCCTGCGTGACTGGGTGTCCTGCCAGCATGAAAGAATATTCTGAAAGATTTTTTAACCCAACTAGAGAATATTCTGAAGTTATTTCTCGATATATTTGAACTAAACGTTTTAGATTAGGTGCGCAAAAGTTGTTAGGGAAGAGTCCTTCGCAAATTATCAAGGTCAACTTCTCAAGCACAGGGCAATGGAAGATGCTTTTTCCAAAATTAGAAGTAGCATCAACTAGCTCGAGATTAGTCAGGCAAGTAAATTTTCCCAATGTAGGTGTATAGGGAAACCAAACCCTCAAAAGTGTCAAATGAGTGAGGTCTAGAGAAGAGAGATTGTGTCTCCTAAAGTCTTCAAGTTTAGAAGATTCATCCAGAGTGAGCTGCTTGATACCCTTCCTTGCAAACAATGGAATCCATTGATCGATATATTCGTGAATTATTTCTTTACTGAAACCATACTCAGTATTGTCAACAGCAGGAAAAGTGAGGGAAAATTTGAGGATTGGACCATTGTGGAGTAGGAGAACTTTATTTATCACACTAACAAGTTTATGCGCCCTCAGTTCTGGATTACGAATTCCATCTAATTTCGACATTATGCGATCAACAAACTcgaaatcaaatattaaatttggaaTCATAGTCCAACAATGCCTCCATTTTGTTGACAAGATACTGCTTTTGACTGCATCTTGTATTGGCAGAAAACCTAAGATAGTTTCTTGTAAGTTCTGGGGCAGCTTACTGATTCTATCTTCCTTCATACGGTGGATCTTTTTCGTACTGGATTCTGTAGAAGGCACCATTGTCTTCTGCATTTAAAATGTTCTGATCAATGTTATTCTGTTTAAGACATTCATCTAACAGATCCAGGTAGTACACTCTAAAGTTCAATAAACTTTCCAACATCTGATTAACGCAAgaataatatgaaaattaaacaaaacaaacactAAACTTCTTCCAAATCTGTTGAGCTACTCGTTCTTCTAAAACTGAAATGTTGCAAAAAAGACTTTCCAGGATATATCTTGTATCATATTTCACATCCAAACCTCCAGGACCACTGTTTTCTTTGACATTCCCCTCCGGGAAAGTCCATTCATTTTAGTCAAAGAGTGGGTACAATTACTCCTTCGGTTCCGgctttattttctatttccaATTTTCTTTCTCCCAAAGTGATTTTTCACATTAACAAgttaatgataaattatatgttaaatatgttattttttctaACAAACCAGTCAAAATTTTGGTAACATCtatcttatttattataataattgaataaaGGATGAATTTTGACAGGTAGACAAGAAAAGCAAAACTCAGGGAGTATTAATTACTAGGTGGGTCCCATCTTTAGGCCTATAGTGCAACATTTGTCATAATTATTAGGTAAAGAACTCGTTCCATATATTTATGACtcgttataatataatatttttaagtaataAGGATATTGGGGGCAggagaatattttaatataattggcTAAAATGATTATAAGATTCTCGGTATACTACAAACTAATTAACTTACACCagtttatttgattaatggaaCAAAATGATAACCCTAAACAATGTGATAGTTTAGGGCCCTTAAAAAATACCTCTAAATTGTACAACATCACGGTATGGTTACCTAATTTTTCAACAAGTATAAACACAGGTTTGCTTGACATTTTCGTCACTCGAAAGCTAATTATTTTAGTCAAATACTTTGTGAGGATTAATCGACCAAGAAAAAACCCATACATATAAGAATATAACTAATGGGGAACACTGTGATAATTTAGGGTCTTTAAAAAATACCTCCAAACTATAGCCTAATTTCTTAGACAAGTATAAACACACAGGCTCTAGCATAATTGGTAGAACATAAATTGAAGCTGTTAAGGTAGTTCATATTTACAATACATATAACCAGCAAAACAAGATTTGAAACattaaactgaaaaatgaaATGGAAACGCAAGCCCAAAAAGCTTACCACTCTTTGTTGACAAGCACCAGATGGACTGCTTCACCTCACAGTGTAGAAGCAGCCACAAAACAATAGTAGATGATACAAAACCCTAGGATGAGCGTATGGTCTTCACTTATTAGTATTTATAGGAGTACTAATTAGGGTTCGCGTGGTGGGGTAAGCCCATCCAAAAGATCATATTTAACCTAAAAGcccattttatttattaatccGTGTCCTaaaaagtttttattatttattagcaAGAAAAAGGTTAATTTTATCTTTATTAGATACATATTTGTTagctgtgttttttttaaaatttctaattcttgttatttttcaaatattcataattcattaaaatttttgtttagagatatattattttcttaaaaaagttTAAGTACATTAAGCGTATAAGGTTATAATTTGGTATATTCATTGTTTTGTCTTTTCATTTAGGTGTGATTCATAtccttaaatttataatttcgtCATTTTCGTGTTACAAAAAATAGTTAGGACCACTTAAGTGCATTTAAgtctaattttaattatattgacAAGTATgtagaattttttttgataaatatttaaaaatatattggaCCGTGCATTCGGTAAAAAACAAACCTAATCGAATTAAAATTCGGTTAATAAAAGAATAactgattttaaaattgaaccaaaactaatattttgattattctcgaaaattgaattataaataaaaattcaaccacggttattaaaatcaaatattaaaaaataataaaaaataaaaatttataagtaccaaatcatatattaaaaaaatgcaaATACCAAaactttcaaataaaattacgaGTTTACATTTATGACATAGCAAAAAGCACTGTCCTATATTTGTTTAAAGTATATTAGCTATTGAACTAAAGTAGCGAAGTGAAAATAAGTATGCGGACAATATCTGTTTATGAATAGATATTTAGGTGTCATTATTAATTCAAACATAAATGTATtgtaaaatatgattattttaattaactgTTTGGTTTTAAGTTAATCGtaattgaaaatttgaaaaatcgaAAAACTAAATTGTAGGTATTTGCCTACCAAAAATCGaactattttttttcaattagcTAGTTTGATTTTCGGTTAACGAACCAAATGCTCACCCctgtaaatatgtatatatataaatacaatattAACATGTTTATAACTACATTAACAAGTATATATAGTACCATCCAATATTCATTTTCATTCGTATTCctttaatttgattaaataattGTGTCAACCAATATGATTCTAGATCTCGATCGCTTTGGACAAAgaattatttagaaataaatgAGTAACAcacttattaaattttaactttgtTGAAACTATTATTTTGATcaataatttaaaacttaacTACTACACATGAGTGAGTATTTCTCAACAGAAGCCAACCGATCTTATTAACAATTTTtgatgtttttatttatttcaattcaATTGTGATGTGATTCGTATTTCAATACAATTTTGATTGTCGAGTTGATTTtggttttattattttaggactagaatatatatatatatataattatttatttattttacgtGATATTAAtcatatcttatatatatattgtgttttgttatattatatgtgaatataattatatctattagcTACACCCTCTATCTCAATCAATTCTTTATATTAAAGGAAGTTTTGGTTGTTTATGACTGgtgataatttttaaattaagctGTT of the Daucus carota subsp. sativus chromosome 4, DH1 v3.0, whole genome shotgun sequence genome contains:
- the LOC108217142 gene encoding F-box/FBD/LRR-repeat protein At1g13570, with translation MSKLDGIRNPELRAHKLVSVINKVLLLHNGPILKFSLTFPAVDNTEYGFSKEIIHEYIDQWIPLFARKGIKQLTLDESSKLEDFRRHNLSSLDLTHLTLLRVWFPYTPTLGKFTCLTNLELVDATSNFGKSIFHCPVLEKLTLIICEGLFPNNFCAPNLKRLVQIYREITSEYSLVGLKNLSEYSFMLAGHPVTQAKTSNVAKVLGGVHKIKRVSLAKYSLKYLAAGGSPCRLSKPLSYLETLNIFDMNFFDLSEISCLLCLIRSAPNLCKLHIEADSFPEKKDSEEDLKNYCIDDSEDCTINHLEIVTFSKFHHLRAEVELVRFLLGHSPSLKIMSINGYERINRYDESTVADDMLQHSRDSSRAKLRRLDCPDVYDEFDGDLYWEDMDIPV